In Peromyscus maniculatus bairdii isolate BWxNUB_F1_BW_parent chromosome 9, HU_Pman_BW_mat_3.1, whole genome shotgun sequence, one genomic interval encodes:
- the Btd gene encoding biotinidase isoform X1 → MGTSALFVLSQLQERRPGADRFMVCIMSGARTAPALFLLGCSALALGIALVSPEHHRKAEYYMAAVYEHRSVLSPNPLELSSRQQALELMKHNLDVYEQQVMAAAQKGVQIIVFPEDGIHGFNFTRTSIYPFLDFMPSPRLVRWNPCLEPFRFNDTEVLQRLSCMAIKGQMFLVANLGTKQPCLHSDPGCPPDGRYQFNTNVVFSNNGTLVDRYRKHNLYFEAAFDTPAKVDLITFDTPFAGRFGVFTCFDILFFDPTIQLLRDAEVKHIVYPTAWMNQLPLLAAIEIQKAFATAFGVSVLAANIHHPTLGMTGSGIHTPLKSFWYHDMDNPKGHLIIAQVATNPLGLVGTENTTSEMDASHSKFLKILSGDPYCEKDAQEVHCDEAAKWNMNAPPTFHSEMMYDNFTLVPVWGKEGYLQVCSNSLCCHLLYERPTLSNELYALGVFDGLHTVHGSYYIQVCALVKCGGLGFDTCGQEITEAQGLFDFHLWGNFSTSYIFPLFLTSGMTLDTPSQLGWENDHYFLRKSGLSSGLVTAALYGRLYERD, encoded by the exons atggggACCTCTGCACTGTTTGTCCTGTCACAGCTCCAAGAGAGGCGCCCTGGAGCTGACAG ATTTATGGTCTGCATTATGTCTGGAGCCCGCACCGCgcctgctctcttcctcctcGGCTGTTCCGCGCTTGCGCTGGGCATCGCCTTGGTCTCACCCGAGCACCACCGCAAGGCTGAGTACTACATGGCTGCGGTGTACGAACACCGGTCGGTCCTGAGCCCAAACCCTCTGGAGCTCAGCAGCCGCCAGCAGGCCCTGGAGCTCATGAAGCACAACCTGGACGTCTATGAACAGCAAGTGATGGCTGCAGCCCAGAAG GGTGTGCAGATTATAGTGTTCCCAGAAGATGGCATCCATGGCTTCAACTTTACAAGAACATCCATTTACCCATTTCTGGACTTCATGCCATCACCCAGGCTGGTCAGGTGGAACCCATGTCTGGAGCCCTTTCGGTTCAACGACACCGAG GTTCTCCAGCGCCTGAGTTGTATGGCCATCAAGGGACAGATGTTCTTGGTGGCCAATCTGGGCACAAAACAACCTTGCCTTCACAGTGACCCCGGGTGCCCACCTGATGGGAGATACCAGTTTAATACAAATGTGGTGTTCAGCAACAACGGGACCCTTGTTGACCGCTACCGTAAACACAACCTGTACTTTGAGGCAGCCTTTGATACCCCTGCCAAGGTGGACCTCATCACCTTCGACACTCCCTTTGCTGGCAGGTTCGGCGTGTTCACTTGCTTTGACATCCTGTTCTTTGaccccaccatccagctcctCAGAGACGCTGAGGTGAAGCACATTGTGTACCCCACAGCCTGGATGAACCAGCTGCCACTCTTGGCAGCCATTGAAATTCAGAAGGCATTCGCCACTGCCTTTGGTGTCAGCGTCCTGGCAGCTAACATCCACCATCCGACTCTGGGGATGACTGGCAGTGGCATACACACCCCTCTGAAGTCCTTTTGGTACCATGACATGGACAACCCCAAAGGCCACCTTATAATTGCCCAGGTAGCCACAAACCCGCTGGGCCTTGTTGGGACAGAGAATACAACCAGTGAAATGGACGCATCCCATAGTAAGTTCTTAAAAATCCTGTCCGGCGACCCATACTGTGAGAAGGATGCCCAGGAAGTACACTGTGATGAGGCTGCCAAGTGGAACATGAACGCACCACCTACCTTCCACTCGGAGATGATGTATGACAATTTCACCCTGGTCCCTGTCTGGGGAAAGGAAGGCTACCTCCAGGTCTGCTCTAACAGTCTCTGCTGTCACTTACTCTACGAGAGGCCCACCCTGTCCAACGAGCTGTATGCCCTGGGCGTCTTCGACGGACTCCACACAGTGCATGGCAGTTACTACATTCAAGTCTGTGCCCTGGTCAAGTGTGGAGGTCTCGGCTTTGACACTTGCGGGCAGGAGATCACAGAGGCCCAGGGCCTATTTGACTTTCACCTGTGGGGGAACTTCAGCACTTCCTATATCTTTCCTTTATTCCTCACCTCAGGGATGACTCTGGATACCCCTAGCCAGCTTGGGTGGGAAAATGACCACTATTTCTTGAGGAAGAGTGGACTGTCCTCTGGCCTGGTGACAGCAGCCCTCTATGGGCGGCTGTATGAGAGGGACTAG
- the Btd gene encoding biotinidase isoform X2, whose product MNRRPRPRPSGFMVCIMSGARTAPALFLLGCSALALGIALVSPEHHRKAEYYMAAVYEHRSVLSPNPLELSSRQQALELMKHNLDVYEQQVMAAAQKGVQIIVFPEDGIHGFNFTRTSIYPFLDFMPSPRLVRWNPCLEPFRFNDTEVLQRLSCMAIKGQMFLVANLGTKQPCLHSDPGCPPDGRYQFNTNVVFSNNGTLVDRYRKHNLYFEAAFDTPAKVDLITFDTPFAGRFGVFTCFDILFFDPTIQLLRDAEVKHIVYPTAWMNQLPLLAAIEIQKAFATAFGVSVLAANIHHPTLGMTGSGIHTPLKSFWYHDMDNPKGHLIIAQVATNPLGLVGTENTTSEMDASHSKFLKILSGDPYCEKDAQEVHCDEAAKWNMNAPPTFHSEMMYDNFTLVPVWGKEGYLQVCSNSLCCHLLYERPTLSNELYALGVFDGLHTVHGSYYIQVCALVKCGGLGFDTCGQEITEAQGLFDFHLWGNFSTSYIFPLFLTSGMTLDTPSQLGWENDHYFLRKSGLSSGLVTAALYGRLYERD is encoded by the exons ATTTATGGTCTGCATTATGTCTGGAGCCCGCACCGCgcctgctctcttcctcctcGGCTGTTCCGCGCTTGCGCTGGGCATCGCCTTGGTCTCACCCGAGCACCACCGCAAGGCTGAGTACTACATGGCTGCGGTGTACGAACACCGGTCGGTCCTGAGCCCAAACCCTCTGGAGCTCAGCAGCCGCCAGCAGGCCCTGGAGCTCATGAAGCACAACCTGGACGTCTATGAACAGCAAGTGATGGCTGCAGCCCAGAAG GGTGTGCAGATTATAGTGTTCCCAGAAGATGGCATCCATGGCTTCAACTTTACAAGAACATCCATTTACCCATTTCTGGACTTCATGCCATCACCCAGGCTGGTCAGGTGGAACCCATGTCTGGAGCCCTTTCGGTTCAACGACACCGAG GTTCTCCAGCGCCTGAGTTGTATGGCCATCAAGGGACAGATGTTCTTGGTGGCCAATCTGGGCACAAAACAACCTTGCCTTCACAGTGACCCCGGGTGCCCACCTGATGGGAGATACCAGTTTAATACAAATGTGGTGTTCAGCAACAACGGGACCCTTGTTGACCGCTACCGTAAACACAACCTGTACTTTGAGGCAGCCTTTGATACCCCTGCCAAGGTGGACCTCATCACCTTCGACACTCCCTTTGCTGGCAGGTTCGGCGTGTTCACTTGCTTTGACATCCTGTTCTTTGaccccaccatccagctcctCAGAGACGCTGAGGTGAAGCACATTGTGTACCCCACAGCCTGGATGAACCAGCTGCCACTCTTGGCAGCCATTGAAATTCAGAAGGCATTCGCCACTGCCTTTGGTGTCAGCGTCCTGGCAGCTAACATCCACCATCCGACTCTGGGGATGACTGGCAGTGGCATACACACCCCTCTGAAGTCCTTTTGGTACCATGACATGGACAACCCCAAAGGCCACCTTATAATTGCCCAGGTAGCCACAAACCCGCTGGGCCTTGTTGGGACAGAGAATACAACCAGTGAAATGGACGCATCCCATAGTAAGTTCTTAAAAATCCTGTCCGGCGACCCATACTGTGAGAAGGATGCCCAGGAAGTACACTGTGATGAGGCTGCCAAGTGGAACATGAACGCACCACCTACCTTCCACTCGGAGATGATGTATGACAATTTCACCCTGGTCCCTGTCTGGGGAAAGGAAGGCTACCTCCAGGTCTGCTCTAACAGTCTCTGCTGTCACTTACTCTACGAGAGGCCCACCCTGTCCAACGAGCTGTATGCCCTGGGCGTCTTCGACGGACTCCACACAGTGCATGGCAGTTACTACATTCAAGTCTGTGCCCTGGTCAAGTGTGGAGGTCTCGGCTTTGACACTTGCGGGCAGGAGATCACAGAGGCCCAGGGCCTATTTGACTTTCACCTGTGGGGGAACTTCAGCACTTCCTATATCTTTCCTTTATTCCTCACCTCAGGGATGACTCTGGATACCCCTAGCCAGCTTGGGTGGGAAAATGACCACTATTTCTTGAGGAAGAGTGGACTGTCCTCTGGCCTGGTGACAGCAGCCCTCTATGGGCGGCTGTATGAGAGGGACTAG
- the Btd gene encoding biotinidase isoform X3 encodes MRTSRFMVCIMSGARTAPALFLLGCSALALGIALVSPEHHRKAEYYMAAVYEHRSVLSPNPLELSSRQQALELMKHNLDVYEQQVMAAAQKGVQIIVFPEDGIHGFNFTRTSIYPFLDFMPSPRLVRWNPCLEPFRFNDTEVLQRLSCMAIKGQMFLVANLGTKQPCLHSDPGCPPDGRYQFNTNVVFSNNGTLVDRYRKHNLYFEAAFDTPAKVDLITFDTPFAGRFGVFTCFDILFFDPTIQLLRDAEVKHIVYPTAWMNQLPLLAAIEIQKAFATAFGVSVLAANIHHPTLGMTGSGIHTPLKSFWYHDMDNPKGHLIIAQVATNPLGLVGTENTTSEMDASHSKFLKILSGDPYCEKDAQEVHCDEAAKWNMNAPPTFHSEMMYDNFTLVPVWGKEGYLQVCSNSLCCHLLYERPTLSNELYALGVFDGLHTVHGSYYIQVCALVKCGGLGFDTCGQEITEAQGLFDFHLWGNFSTSYIFPLFLTSGMTLDTPSQLGWENDHYFLRKSGLSSGLVTAALYGRLYERD; translated from the exons ATTTATGGTCTGCATTATGTCTGGAGCCCGCACCGCgcctgctctcttcctcctcGGCTGTTCCGCGCTTGCGCTGGGCATCGCCTTGGTCTCACCCGAGCACCACCGCAAGGCTGAGTACTACATGGCTGCGGTGTACGAACACCGGTCGGTCCTGAGCCCAAACCCTCTGGAGCTCAGCAGCCGCCAGCAGGCCCTGGAGCTCATGAAGCACAACCTGGACGTCTATGAACAGCAAGTGATGGCTGCAGCCCAGAAG GGTGTGCAGATTATAGTGTTCCCAGAAGATGGCATCCATGGCTTCAACTTTACAAGAACATCCATTTACCCATTTCTGGACTTCATGCCATCACCCAGGCTGGTCAGGTGGAACCCATGTCTGGAGCCCTTTCGGTTCAACGACACCGAG GTTCTCCAGCGCCTGAGTTGTATGGCCATCAAGGGACAGATGTTCTTGGTGGCCAATCTGGGCACAAAACAACCTTGCCTTCACAGTGACCCCGGGTGCCCACCTGATGGGAGATACCAGTTTAATACAAATGTGGTGTTCAGCAACAACGGGACCCTTGTTGACCGCTACCGTAAACACAACCTGTACTTTGAGGCAGCCTTTGATACCCCTGCCAAGGTGGACCTCATCACCTTCGACACTCCCTTTGCTGGCAGGTTCGGCGTGTTCACTTGCTTTGACATCCTGTTCTTTGaccccaccatccagctcctCAGAGACGCTGAGGTGAAGCACATTGTGTACCCCACAGCCTGGATGAACCAGCTGCCACTCTTGGCAGCCATTGAAATTCAGAAGGCATTCGCCACTGCCTTTGGTGTCAGCGTCCTGGCAGCTAACATCCACCATCCGACTCTGGGGATGACTGGCAGTGGCATACACACCCCTCTGAAGTCCTTTTGGTACCATGACATGGACAACCCCAAAGGCCACCTTATAATTGCCCAGGTAGCCACAAACCCGCTGGGCCTTGTTGGGACAGAGAATACAACCAGTGAAATGGACGCATCCCATAGTAAGTTCTTAAAAATCCTGTCCGGCGACCCATACTGTGAGAAGGATGCCCAGGAAGTACACTGTGATGAGGCTGCCAAGTGGAACATGAACGCACCACCTACCTTCCACTCGGAGATGATGTATGACAATTTCACCCTGGTCCCTGTCTGGGGAAAGGAAGGCTACCTCCAGGTCTGCTCTAACAGTCTCTGCTGTCACTTACTCTACGAGAGGCCCACCCTGTCCAACGAGCTGTATGCCCTGGGCGTCTTCGACGGACTCCACACAGTGCATGGCAGTTACTACATTCAAGTCTGTGCCCTGGTCAAGTGTGGAGGTCTCGGCTTTGACACTTGCGGGCAGGAGATCACAGAGGCCCAGGGCCTATTTGACTTTCACCTGTGGGGGAACTTCAGCACTTCCTATATCTTTCCTTTATTCCTCACCTCAGGGATGACTCTGGATACCCCTAGCCAGCTTGGGTGGGAAAATGACCACTATTTCTTGAGGAAGAGTGGACTGTCCTCTGGCCTGGTGACAGCAGCCCTCTATGGGCGGCTGTATGAGAGGGACTAG
- the Btd gene encoding biotinidase isoform X4 — MVCIMSGARTAPALFLLGCSALALGIALVSPEHHRKAEYYMAAVYEHRSVLSPNPLELSSRQQALELMKHNLDVYEQQVMAAAQKGVQIIVFPEDGIHGFNFTRTSIYPFLDFMPSPRLVRWNPCLEPFRFNDTEVLQRLSCMAIKGQMFLVANLGTKQPCLHSDPGCPPDGRYQFNTNVVFSNNGTLVDRYRKHNLYFEAAFDTPAKVDLITFDTPFAGRFGVFTCFDILFFDPTIQLLRDAEVKHIVYPTAWMNQLPLLAAIEIQKAFATAFGVSVLAANIHHPTLGMTGSGIHTPLKSFWYHDMDNPKGHLIIAQVATNPLGLVGTENTTSEMDASHSKFLKILSGDPYCEKDAQEVHCDEAAKWNMNAPPTFHSEMMYDNFTLVPVWGKEGYLQVCSNSLCCHLLYERPTLSNELYALGVFDGLHTVHGSYYIQVCALVKCGGLGFDTCGQEITEAQGLFDFHLWGNFSTSYIFPLFLTSGMTLDTPSQLGWENDHYFLRKSGLSSGLVTAALYGRLYERD, encoded by the exons ATGGTCTGCATTATGTCTGGAGCCCGCACCGCgcctgctctcttcctcctcGGCTGTTCCGCGCTTGCGCTGGGCATCGCCTTGGTCTCACCCGAGCACCACCGCAAGGCTGAGTACTACATGGCTGCGGTGTACGAACACCGGTCGGTCCTGAGCCCAAACCCTCTGGAGCTCAGCAGCCGCCAGCAGGCCCTGGAGCTCATGAAGCACAACCTGGACGTCTATGAACAGCAAGTGATGGCTGCAGCCCAGAAG GGTGTGCAGATTATAGTGTTCCCAGAAGATGGCATCCATGGCTTCAACTTTACAAGAACATCCATTTACCCATTTCTGGACTTCATGCCATCACCCAGGCTGGTCAGGTGGAACCCATGTCTGGAGCCCTTTCGGTTCAACGACACCGAG GTTCTCCAGCGCCTGAGTTGTATGGCCATCAAGGGACAGATGTTCTTGGTGGCCAATCTGGGCACAAAACAACCTTGCCTTCACAGTGACCCCGGGTGCCCACCTGATGGGAGATACCAGTTTAATACAAATGTGGTGTTCAGCAACAACGGGACCCTTGTTGACCGCTACCGTAAACACAACCTGTACTTTGAGGCAGCCTTTGATACCCCTGCCAAGGTGGACCTCATCACCTTCGACACTCCCTTTGCTGGCAGGTTCGGCGTGTTCACTTGCTTTGACATCCTGTTCTTTGaccccaccatccagctcctCAGAGACGCTGAGGTGAAGCACATTGTGTACCCCACAGCCTGGATGAACCAGCTGCCACTCTTGGCAGCCATTGAAATTCAGAAGGCATTCGCCACTGCCTTTGGTGTCAGCGTCCTGGCAGCTAACATCCACCATCCGACTCTGGGGATGACTGGCAGTGGCATACACACCCCTCTGAAGTCCTTTTGGTACCATGACATGGACAACCCCAAAGGCCACCTTATAATTGCCCAGGTAGCCACAAACCCGCTGGGCCTTGTTGGGACAGAGAATACAACCAGTGAAATGGACGCATCCCATAGTAAGTTCTTAAAAATCCTGTCCGGCGACCCATACTGTGAGAAGGATGCCCAGGAAGTACACTGTGATGAGGCTGCCAAGTGGAACATGAACGCACCACCTACCTTCCACTCGGAGATGATGTATGACAATTTCACCCTGGTCCCTGTCTGGGGAAAGGAAGGCTACCTCCAGGTCTGCTCTAACAGTCTCTGCTGTCACTTACTCTACGAGAGGCCCACCCTGTCCAACGAGCTGTATGCCCTGGGCGTCTTCGACGGACTCCACACAGTGCATGGCAGTTACTACATTCAAGTCTGTGCCCTGGTCAAGTGTGGAGGTCTCGGCTTTGACACTTGCGGGCAGGAGATCACAGAGGCCCAGGGCCTATTTGACTTTCACCTGTGGGGGAACTTCAGCACTTCCTATATCTTTCCTTTATTCCTCACCTCAGGGATGACTCTGGATACCCCTAGCCAGCTTGGGTGGGAAAATGACCACTATTTCTTGAGGAAGAGTGGACTGTCCTCTGGCCTGGTGACAGCAGCCCTCTATGGGCGGCTGTATGAGAGGGACTAG
- the Btd gene encoding biotinidase isoform X5 codes for MRSPAPQLLGRACGLELHSRLPEDRSSSQAPLAQREDEGVQIIVFPEDGIHGFNFTRTSIYPFLDFMPSPRLVRWNPCLEPFRFNDTEVLQRLSCMAIKGQMFLVANLGTKQPCLHSDPGCPPDGRYQFNTNVVFSNNGTLVDRYRKHNLYFEAAFDTPAKVDLITFDTPFAGRFGVFTCFDILFFDPTIQLLRDAEVKHIVYPTAWMNQLPLLAAIEIQKAFATAFGVSVLAANIHHPTLGMTGSGIHTPLKSFWYHDMDNPKGHLIIAQVATNPLGLVGTENTTSEMDASHSKFLKILSGDPYCEKDAQEVHCDEAAKWNMNAPPTFHSEMMYDNFTLVPVWGKEGYLQVCSNSLCCHLLYERPTLSNELYALGVFDGLHTVHGSYYIQVCALVKCGGLGFDTCGQEITEAQGLFDFHLWGNFSTSYIFPLFLTSGMTLDTPSQLGWENDHYFLRKSGLSSGLVTAALYGRLYERD; via the exons ATGCGCTCTCCGGCGCCTCAGCTCCTCGGCCGGGCTTGTGGCTTGGAGCTCCACAGCAGACTCCCTGAAGACAGGAGCTCCTCCCAGGCTCCCCTGGCACAGAGGGAAGACGAG GGTGTGCAGATTATAGTGTTCCCAGAAGATGGCATCCATGGCTTCAACTTTACAAGAACATCCATTTACCCATTTCTGGACTTCATGCCATCACCCAGGCTGGTCAGGTGGAACCCATGTCTGGAGCCCTTTCGGTTCAACGACACCGAG GTTCTCCAGCGCCTGAGTTGTATGGCCATCAAGGGACAGATGTTCTTGGTGGCCAATCTGGGCACAAAACAACCTTGCCTTCACAGTGACCCCGGGTGCCCACCTGATGGGAGATACCAGTTTAATACAAATGTGGTGTTCAGCAACAACGGGACCCTTGTTGACCGCTACCGTAAACACAACCTGTACTTTGAGGCAGCCTTTGATACCCCTGCCAAGGTGGACCTCATCACCTTCGACACTCCCTTTGCTGGCAGGTTCGGCGTGTTCACTTGCTTTGACATCCTGTTCTTTGaccccaccatccagctcctCAGAGACGCTGAGGTGAAGCACATTGTGTACCCCACAGCCTGGATGAACCAGCTGCCACTCTTGGCAGCCATTGAAATTCAGAAGGCATTCGCCACTGCCTTTGGTGTCAGCGTCCTGGCAGCTAACATCCACCATCCGACTCTGGGGATGACTGGCAGTGGCATACACACCCCTCTGAAGTCCTTTTGGTACCATGACATGGACAACCCCAAAGGCCACCTTATAATTGCCCAGGTAGCCACAAACCCGCTGGGCCTTGTTGGGACAGAGAATACAACCAGTGAAATGGACGCATCCCATAGTAAGTTCTTAAAAATCCTGTCCGGCGACCCATACTGTGAGAAGGATGCCCAGGAAGTACACTGTGATGAGGCTGCCAAGTGGAACATGAACGCACCACCTACCTTCCACTCGGAGATGATGTATGACAATTTCACCCTGGTCCCTGTCTGGGGAAAGGAAGGCTACCTCCAGGTCTGCTCTAACAGTCTCTGCTGTCACTTACTCTACGAGAGGCCCACCCTGTCCAACGAGCTGTATGCCCTGGGCGTCTTCGACGGACTCCACACAGTGCATGGCAGTTACTACATTCAAGTCTGTGCCCTGGTCAAGTGTGGAGGTCTCGGCTTTGACACTTGCGGGCAGGAGATCACAGAGGCCCAGGGCCTATTTGACTTTCACCTGTGGGGGAACTTCAGCACTTCCTATATCTTTCCTTTATTCCTCACCTCAGGGATGACTCTGGATACCCCTAGCCAGCTTGGGTGGGAAAATGACCACTATTTCTTGAGGAAGAGTGGACTGTCCTCTGGCCTGGTGACAGCAGCCCTCTATGGGCGGCTGTATGAGAGGGACTAG
- the Btd gene encoding biotinidase isoform X6: MPSPRLVRWNPCLEPFRFNDTEVLQRLSCMAIKGQMFLVANLGTKQPCLHSDPGCPPDGRYQFNTNVVFSNNGTLVDRYRKHNLYFEAAFDTPAKVDLITFDTPFAGRFGVFTCFDILFFDPTIQLLRDAEVKHIVYPTAWMNQLPLLAAIEIQKAFATAFGVSVLAANIHHPTLGMTGSGIHTPLKSFWYHDMDNPKGHLIIAQVATNPLGLVGTENTTSEMDASHSKFLKILSGDPYCEKDAQEVHCDEAAKWNMNAPPTFHSEMMYDNFTLVPVWGKEGYLQVCSNSLCCHLLYERPTLSNELYALGVFDGLHTVHGSYYIQVCALVKCGGLGFDTCGQEITEAQGLFDFHLWGNFSTSYIFPLFLTSGMTLDTPSQLGWENDHYFLRKSGLSSGLVTAALYGRLYERD; this comes from the exons ATGCCATCACCCAGGCTGGTCAGGTGGAACCCATGTCTGGAGCCCTTTCGGTTCAACGACACCGAG GTTCTCCAGCGCCTGAGTTGTATGGCCATCAAGGGACAGATGTTCTTGGTGGCCAATCTGGGCACAAAACAACCTTGCCTTCACAGTGACCCCGGGTGCCCACCTGATGGGAGATACCAGTTTAATACAAATGTGGTGTTCAGCAACAACGGGACCCTTGTTGACCGCTACCGTAAACACAACCTGTACTTTGAGGCAGCCTTTGATACCCCTGCCAAGGTGGACCTCATCACCTTCGACACTCCCTTTGCTGGCAGGTTCGGCGTGTTCACTTGCTTTGACATCCTGTTCTTTGaccccaccatccagctcctCAGAGACGCTGAGGTGAAGCACATTGTGTACCCCACAGCCTGGATGAACCAGCTGCCACTCTTGGCAGCCATTGAAATTCAGAAGGCATTCGCCACTGCCTTTGGTGTCAGCGTCCTGGCAGCTAACATCCACCATCCGACTCTGGGGATGACTGGCAGTGGCATACACACCCCTCTGAAGTCCTTTTGGTACCATGACATGGACAACCCCAAAGGCCACCTTATAATTGCCCAGGTAGCCACAAACCCGCTGGGCCTTGTTGGGACAGAGAATACAACCAGTGAAATGGACGCATCCCATAGTAAGTTCTTAAAAATCCTGTCCGGCGACCCATACTGTGAGAAGGATGCCCAGGAAGTACACTGTGATGAGGCTGCCAAGTGGAACATGAACGCACCACCTACCTTCCACTCGGAGATGATGTATGACAATTTCACCCTGGTCCCTGTCTGGGGAAAGGAAGGCTACCTCCAGGTCTGCTCTAACAGTCTCTGCTGTCACTTACTCTACGAGAGGCCCACCCTGTCCAACGAGCTGTATGCCCTGGGCGTCTTCGACGGACTCCACACAGTGCATGGCAGTTACTACATTCAAGTCTGTGCCCTGGTCAAGTGTGGAGGTCTCGGCTTTGACACTTGCGGGCAGGAGATCACAGAGGCCCAGGGCCTATTTGACTTTCACCTGTGGGGGAACTTCAGCACTTCCTATATCTTTCCTTTATTCCTCACCTCAGGGATGACTCTGGATACCCCTAGCCAGCTTGGGTGGGAAAATGACCACTATTTCTTGAGGAAGAGTGGACTGTCCTCTGGCCTGGTGACAGCAGCCCTCTATGGGCGGCTGTATGAGAGGGACTAG